Below is a genomic region from Miscanthus floridulus cultivar M001 chromosome 1, ASM1932011v1, whole genome shotgun sequence.
CTTCACTTGATGGTGATACCGATGAGAATGGTGATGGTGAAAAGTTTATAAGGCGGCGCCAGAAAGCTGATGGTGAGCTGTTACCGAGGGAGGAAAATGGTGGTGACTTTCTGGCAAGCGCTGGAAAAGGCTTGGCACTGAGGCCAAAGTCTAGCAATCGACCAGACATGAACAAGAGTCAGCAGAATCTTTTTGCAATGGCAGAGCCTTTGTTTGGCAATGGTGTGCAAACTGTAAGGAAATCATCCAGCACTCCAGAGTTCCAGGAGCCAGAAACCAACACAAGTTCATCCATATGGTCAGCAAGCAAGTGGAGCATAAATACAGATGCTTTTGCTCTTCCTCTCCCCATTCCTCGTTTCGACAACATTCCAAAGCCCATTGCTGCTTGGAGAAACAAGGCGGCTCGCGACTAATAAACTGCGATATCTTGGCTATGTGCATGATTTTTTCCTGAACTCCAGGAGACCCAGAAAGTGTCCATGAAGGAGCTTACATTAGTTTGGCACCAGTCTTCACAGCTTTGGAAGCATAGCAGGACCGTAATTGGCTCCTGCTAGTTAGAACATTCTGAAGATCAGACGCATGTCGTCTATGTTTCCAGACGGTATCTAGATTAGGTTTACATGATTCTCATGTTATATTGGGCATATGTTGCGCCAAGAGTAGCAACGTTAATATTTGGTCATATAAATTATAGATGCTAGATGACATAGAGGAGACTTGATATTTGAGGAGGATATTCTTTTGTACACAATGAGATAATGTAGAGCATCAAAGGGCGGTTATATATGTGTTGTATGTGTAATCCCATACCCTAATATAGAGGAGGTTGGCTTCGTTTAACTCCAGACTATCTTTTAACCCTTTGTGTGTGTCTTTAATCTCTCAATTCAGTTGTAGTCGTTTACCTTTGTTGCTTGTCAGTCCATGTGATCAGTTTTGCTGCTTTGCTATTATCTAAAGAAGGTTTGCTGCTTTGCTTTAGGTACACTGTCTGGATCACGTGGACAATAGTTTCGTGGGCGGCCAAACATGGTCATGATCGGTCCCAGGCCAGCTCATCCCTCCCTAACCTAATCTCTCTTTTGCCCGCATCCTTCACGGCAATACTCCACGTCTCCACCCAGCTACCAGCCTACCACCCGCATCGCAGGCTCGCAGCAGCGACAGCTGGCACTGGGAGCGCGTCCAGGTCCAGCCGTCAGCTCGTCCACCACCCGCTGGAGGTGAACAGCAAGGACCCGCATCGCAGGCTCGTCCAccgacaagcgaacaggctgtcaaCAAGTGACCACAACTCCAGTCGCCAAACCTCCGGACAGCCACGTATTTCCCCACCCTCCAGACAAACCTTCGCGATGGCGATGCCGACCTCCCCTGCAGCTGCCCCCGCCTCCACCGCAACCTCCTCCTCGCGCCTCCGGCCACTGCGCCCTTCCCTTCCCCGCCTCCGCTTCTGGCCAGCACCAGTgtcggccgccgccgctgcgcctTCCCCGATTGCTCTGGGCCCAGGCTGTCGTCCCTTGCCCGGCATCATACGCTGTCGAGCCGCCGCCGGGCCCTCGCCGCCCTCCTCAGAGCCCCCTCCGTCTCCGCACGGTTAGCTTGCCCTGGTTCTCTCAGACACAGTCCCAAGATAGATTCATAACTGAAGGGTGCACTTCCTTTTTGAAattttgcaaaaagaaaaaaaaaaggaaaaagaaaaaagaagtggTTTCTTTGAACGATTACACATTATCTGGAGTGAGTAACCAGAAGAGTTGTACTAGCTTTGGGAATCTGGGATCTCTATTTCTATATATCTTTTCATGTGTAGATCAAGTTAAGATAACACTGTAAGTTGTCATAACTGGAAGCACATCGAATGAGGAATTTTGGCCTCAAATTTAGTTTTGAGCAATTTCTTGGCTCTGGGTGTTCCAGATCCAGAGTTCAATCATTTGAATACTTAATGCCACTCGCTATCTACATTTTTTGATAGGTTCAATCCGGATACAACTCACACAAAAATTATTTTAGACACAAAATTGCTAATCGTATACCTGGTGTTCATCTGTGCATGTGTGATCTTGTTTGGATGGTAGTGTGGCTGCTGTTGATCCTCTCATGATTGTATGATGGTTATTTGCTTGCTGATGCTTGATGCCAAATGCTTGTGTGATTGTTGGAGGATTATGATATACTGAACTGCATCCTGTGAAGAGCTCATGTCCCATGTGTGATAAATGAGTAGGGATGCAAGTGGGTTGGCCTGCGAACCCGCATATAGGGTCAATTTTGTTTGTTTCGTGCGGCAACCCACAACATATAACCATGTCAATGAGTAAATTGAACTATGGAGAGGTGAAGCAAGTACAGCCTGTATACACCAAGACCAAGTTCTTATCGATGCTGAGAATATAAGCTGTTAGAAACTTAGAATGACTATAAACTGGAATTCTGTTTCTTAATTATGTGACTTTAAAGTATCAGGTGATGACATTAATTTGTTGGATGTGAAAACCTCACAGTAGCTGTCAGATAAATCTGGAAAGATATGGTTAATTCTTTCACTAAGTGAAGCGGTACAATTGAAGATTATCATTAGATGGTAAGGTAAACCATAGTTGGCAATAGAATAGACCTTGTCCTGACAATGTCAATAGTACAACTGAAGATACTGACAATGTCAATAGTACAACTGAAGATACATGGCCAGGTTAAACATTCCGTGTTCCAGCTTACTTTCAGTTTACTCAAGTAAACTAGAATGCTTAGTCATACAATAACAGAGTACAGGTTGTACATGCAGCTGTAGACCATAAGTGTGTTTTTTCAATATAATCAACAGCTCTATATCCTATAGGCTTAAACTGATACATATGTAGCAGAATTACAAGATCTTGCAGCACCAAACTGGAAGGTGCTAGTTGCAAATATAGCTATCAATTGACTTTTACTAGCAATGATAGATGGTGTATAGATAGCACATAGCAGTTACCCAGCATGATAGTAGGAGAATAGAGGAAGGATCACTATACTTGGCTAGGAGTGTAAACCACAGCTACCGGTCTACCATATTCAAGTGAAACTCTTGATTGTACAACTGGAAGGATAGTGTTTATCTGCCATCATCGTACTCCCTCTGCTCCAAATGTAGGTCGTTTTAGcattgttctaagtcaaacttctctaactttgaccaagtttatcgAAAAATGCACCAACATCTAAAACATCAAATTATTTCATTACATCCACCATGAAATGTGTCTTTATAGTGCATTTATTTAGTATTGTATATGCTAATATATTTTTGTATAAACTTGATCAatgttagagaagtttgacttaggacaaaactaacattttggaatggagggagtatatatataaTAACTAGCCCAGAAGATAGGAGGAAGATGCTCCAGTAATCAGCATACGGAGACTAGATTAGAAATTGTTGTCCCAGAATAACTGATGCTATATATTTTGCATGTTTCCCACATATAGCATCACAAATTCGGATGCAGACTTGCAGGAAGCAGTTATTGTTGTTCGTGCTCAAGTGTCTGTGAATTCCTCTCACCACTGTAAATGATGAGACTTCCTACAGACTAGCTCCTCACCCCTCCTAGTTGCTCCCTGTCTCACAGTGAATTTTGAATCTTCTGTATACAAAGAATGGATTTTAGCTAATTTCTTGTGGTTATGAAAAAGGAGTAGGGCCTTATGAGAAAGCAGTGCGTCATTTGATAAAAAGTTTGGTAGGCATGGCAAGTCATGCCGATAGGACATGTGACATCTATTAAAAGAGAATATTGTATTTCCTGATAGAAAAAAAGCAGGCCTTGCTGGATTTATTTTCCTTGGTTTTGCTTCTTTATAGGATAAAATATTCAGCATCAAGAAACACTGTAATTTCCAAAATACTGACTTGCTTGGTGTTATTTATAAACCTAGTTCATGAGCGGCGACCTCAGTCATGACTTCCTAGTTTTACATACTGTTTCCGAAACTAGTGATTGAAACAGAAAATCTAGATAGAAATAGGTTGCTTCAGTTTTTTTGTGATGGTCAGCAAAATATTTTTTAGGATGTTAGATCTATTGAGGAACAGTCAATCTAGACAGTTTGTTCAGTTTCATGAACGAAGTATTTCTGTAGTGTCAACTGTCAACTTCTTGTAAGTTTTATCATATGGTATCCTATCACTAGGCCTATTTTGACCCTCAAGATTCTTGCTTAGTTAATAAGTGCATGCACACTACACTGtaattaattttgtttttcttttgacaGGTTGGCAAGAGAAGCTGTCAAGTTTGCAGGATAGAGCACGGATCTTCTTTGCTGTTCTATTCTGGATGTCATTGTTTTTCTGGGGAAGTGCTTGGGATGGAAGTAACAACTCTGGCGGCAAGAAGCGCCAACGATTTCGAAAGAAGTCAAAGTGAAGATGCTCTAGGATTGACATTTTTTAATAGGGATATAGCTTTCTATGTTCAAGGACTTGTGAGCATACAATGGTGCATAGTGAAGGTTTAGGCATAGAAAGTTGTCGTGTTACATAGTTGTATTTCAGCAGTCGGTACCCTAAAGTAAATTGCCTGGTCCTGCTGTATATATTGCCAATCATGGATACGAAGACATGGGCGACATCATAATGGACTAAAGGAGACATGTATGTCTGTTCCTTGATATTAGTAGTGTTGTTCTGGAAAcagacagcctgttcgcttgttggtttcagccagcccaaaccagccagccaacagtgtttttctctcacaataaaccagtaccagccagcccaaaccagcccagaaaccacccagcgaacaggccgagaaTTGCATGTCATACAAATCTTGAAGCTTGTGGTAACTTTTGGTAGGCAAGCGGGCAAGTCAGATTTCCAGCTCCCAATTCTATTTCAAACATGTATACAGTCCTGACCATCAACAAATATGGACTCAGAGGGCTCGTTTTGCAGAGCTTAAGTGGGGGGCTCTGGCTTCACCTACACTAGCACCGTTTTTTTGTTTAAAGGAAAACCTCTGCTTTTAAGAAAGCAACATTCAGGTACACCTACACTAGCATCGTAGCTTGGAGCTCTTGCTCTTTATCTTCTCCTGGCTTCACCTTTCTTAGTTCACAGGCTCCAGCTTCTCTGTAATGCCAGAGAAGCAGGGAGACGGCATTGGTAAGAGCCCTTCCAGATAGGGCTTGATTCAACCTATCTGAACGTTTTCCTGCAAAAGTGTTGATTCAGAAGCTTCAGATCTTACTACATGTTTGATTACGTTGGAACCGTCACACGTCATTGGAAGGTGATCACACAAAACAATACTTAACTTATCTTGGCCTATTTGATTaagtgtgaaaggatcaagatgcccaagaggggggtgaattgggctaattctaaattttcttgcaataatcaaatcctacggatagcccaattaatcccttgtgcctagaaaagtgtttctatcaaatcaacgcataaatgacttgcaccctatgttccaaacttactctagtatagcaattctatgaatataaaacaagtattgaattgctcaaagtaaatactcaaagtaagtgctcaaagtaaatagggagagaaaggaacgcggcgatgttttgccgaggtatcggagagtcgccactccccactagtcctcgttggagcacccgcgcaagggtgtagctcccccttgatccgcgcaaggatcaagtgctctctacgggttgattcttcgacactccatcacggcgaatcacccaaagccgctcacaacttgagttgggtcacccacaagctccgccgggtgatcaccaagctcccaatcaccaccaagccgtctaggtgatggcgatcaccaagagtaacaaacacgaactctcacttgaccacgcgaagcctaatgagaagatggatgcacactttgctactcttgatttgctagtgaggctactctcttggattctcaaatcacaaacacctcactaggaccttgctcttcttggcactcacaaacgtgtttctcagctgttggaatgagcaaaagttgctccactcacgagtggagcttctatttataaggcagcctgaaaaacgaaccgttatgagcttctgcgggatgaccggatgctccgatcgctttgaccggacgctctggtcagttcaacccgcgaacagttttcaagtgatgaccggacgctgacagggtccggtcagtaccgaccggacgcgtccggtcgctcttggatgcttactgtaaacgaccggacgctggatactcagggtccggtcaccactgaccggacgtgtccggtcgcactttctcaagtctggacccttactggagtcgaccggacgctggccctcagcgtccggtcacacgaccttccagcgtccggtcacaccagacttgatctccacggtcaaatgaactgaccggaccctgcggccagcgtccggtcgcaccggagccagcgtccggtcagtatttgaccctccattcacttccaactttcgatcatatgtgaatgaagtttggtccaaaggatcttaggcattcataggagctacctagagctagttttaacaagtgtgcaccacacctaactcactagactcaactaggtcaagctacccgttcatacccctcttcatagtacggccaaaggaaaaacaaagtcctaaactactctaagtgtctctccaacttcaatcgacacttagaactagtcatccttaaccttgtcgtccatcctttgaaaaccgaaacgatttccatcgtaggggcatgacaacctcgattgcccaatcgatctccattaccatgacctaacttaattgcctctgcaaaacacacgttagtcatagtaatattgtattgacattaatcaccgaaatccacttaggggcctagatgctttcaatctccccctttttggtgattgatgacaataccacctcgagtatgttatggagtgaggtttttgaagggcttggttcatataagcttttatcgataagaacaaaagagttaggcaagcttatatgacccaaaccaacacaatgtactcaaaggatatgaattaagcatgagtacaagtaacaaagctcatttgcttcgaagtataaacgcagaagcaaaacgcaaatgagcataacacaagagatatgacatatagataatgcaaagtagaaatcacacatgtcatatatcacaatcacgtagatagcactatcacatatatataatagtatgcatgaaagtaaacacacgaatgcataggtaatagtgtatcacacaaataaaactccaaatgtatataataagctaatactagataactagctccccctaagtgtagctccccctgagactacatactcgaacaccctctccccctttggcgtcaaacaccaaaacctaagggtcggtcggcggggctgcagcggacgagtcaggcgctgaagtacgtggagcaagatggaactgggcaccatcatcatctgaccctgagctctgaactgactgaccctctgaagcaggaagtgtcgctgaagcggtctgggtctgagctggggctggtgctgcctaggaagctgctagtatgtctgtcgtaggatctgacgaggcgacagacgaggggagcctctgagtagtcactacgactggagctgctgtagacggaccggcggtatgcatatgaggcagagtaggcatgctggtcaactcgctgaaggatgctccaagactcctggagactgacgtctcaggcacgaatagcgaggaagactgctctggtgtgaagcccgtttgaaatggagtgaactgcggggctaccacgggtgaggctaaccactgggacacctgtataggaggtgaagcaaactgagctggaggctgtccctgactctggagcccactgggctgtactgctggagtcgtcgaagtggtaggaggctgtgcaagctggggcgaaggctgtggcagtgggatcccaatggctgtcgctacatgctgcatgaaacccatgagctgctgctgcataagtaactgctggtgctgaaggagctgctgctgccgctggaactcgtcctgacgagcctgaaactgtgcgaagttggcagctgtctcctatgcctatcgtgtctgatcctgctgcatccgctcaagaataacaatgagagcggggtctgtctgcggagcaggtggagcagaactggagctactggcctctacatcatgtctgcgtggaggcatctaaggtataggctggtagtcgtcgtcagagctgtcactgtactcgctcacctcctgctgtgcctctagctcctcctcctcagtggctgcaatccctctgatgatctcatcctgctaagctgcggactctggcacgtcgggacgatggctaggctgtctgggtgcctgaggagtggtgtgcctgatcctctgtgataggttgtaagctgggaactctgtggtggcacctgtatactcatccatcatgccagggggcttatcaagcactactctgcggatgaggaacgtgatccagtgagcatagggaagctgcctgtgacccttgaatccctcagctatagtatcctccatctctgaaagcaggagatcccagatatcaaatactgtctgctgcatgatggcattaagaagccagagctataagcgagtcaggccctccctgtatcccaacctaggaagcagtgtcctcctgatgatggcctctagtactctagctgtaggagtcaagtcactggggttcctgctcgacccctctccaaacggctccttgaagcaatgtcgcactaaatctgtagggggcaccaaccctccatgaggacgcctgggaggctcctgctgtctaTAACAGActtcatgcatcttgacaggctgctcctgtagcctcagtatctctctggctctaCCACtcatcactctatagtctttgcctttgaaggcaaagtgaatgaatctgtgatgtggatcgatgtagagcgaagcataaaactgatggacccaagatggtacatatatccccgtccatccaatcagatctgacagtcctggcaaatatgacaagtatggccgaatgctctctccggctgctgccataatagactctatctgatagactctctgagatctgaacactgccccactgttgagataagcattgtagaaatcctcctacagtggcgtgtagaacccctcagctgctctctcatccctcctcggaggaaaccaaacctcaaactcaacaaatcgcagctgctgaacctgtctggcggtggcggccctcaagtcgaggtgaaccactggaggcggaccctgaggtctgggcggaggacgtgaacctctgcgctgtgtaactggcctcggtggaactgtagcactggtacgactcgggcggcgtagctgaggtgccggctcggtctcctgaccctcctgagtctcctgggctggctgaggctctgctggtgggggctactgctgaGCTGACTGGACCCTCCTCAATTGCAACCCGtcatcctgcaaacgtggcagtcctagTTGGACTCCCGTGAtgacgctcaacatcctcaatcgcagctctcagtgctggtgaaaccggctgatctgcaatgacaactccgctgtgggcaccacctctctcggcacgctctgcggcctctgcaacagctgctgctctcgctgtctctgcatcggggtacttccgcttcttggatgtcacctgcttggttgacttgcccttagatctggctggctggcgaggcgggggcctccgatcatcatcacctgggccaccaccaacgttcttggtgcgagccatctgagctgacaagatggtgaactgccgctgatgaggatcaactgtcaaactgccgctttcgaggcttggcctcgatccttactcgtgagcttggctccgagttgactgccgactgccacaagaaccacaatggaaccgactcgctgcacaatagaatagatggatatacaaataaataccatatgtctaatagatgcgaaaccctaatagagaaagcaatgtagatgcgaatttgaatcgaatggctttctacctgacgaccagcgatccgagaaaaggTAAGATGTCGCGCGGGGAatctcggaaccggctagggttaggtcaaaggCCCTGAATTGCAATGGGGAATTAGTGCATTGAAAATATGATCTAGGTCACAAAGTAGAGAtcaagagagaaaaaaaacatgaatcttgccttaccaatcaaggaggtGGTAGGGCAAGGGCACACGGCTTGAGATGATGTAGTGAGACTTGGCAGTGGGCTCTCGGGTGACGCGGCGGCGAGATGACTGGGCGAGCAGCGGTGGTACGCGAGCTAGCGGCGGCAGGTGCATGCTGTGCTGGCACGGTGGCGCAGGGGCGCGGCGGTGCGTGGCTGGCGTGGGATTGCGCTAGGAAAGCTTGGGTGAAGCTAGCCGGACGGCGGTGtggcgagcttgggcgcgaggaggcggcggcgctggctagGGCAAAGGCAAGATGCAGACAGAGGACGCGGTGGTACggttaagtaatcccccaaaACACGACAGAAGAGGAAAcggggaaaagagtcctgaagccgcgcgagatccactgatcggacgctccggtggtagcgaccggacgctaccacccagcgtccggttgattccagagaggtccaaatcctctagaatcagggaccgaacacgtccggtggtccatgaccggacgcaggcagggtccggtcagtacaacttgtgcacccttcgatcgaccggacgctgaacccttcctgaccggacgcacagacgcagcgtccggtcactccttcatcagcagttcacctcctgtgaactgaccggacgctggacaacagcatccggtgtagcgtccggtgcaccttttcagcaaatcttcaaacttccttcgcgctgcctgttcccaatcaagtcccaacttgaataagatccaaataaacaccaattgggactgatgtgagtgacctctctcaaaccctcatatttttcaaaatattttgccttaggctataattctttttaagaaaataggcaacaagagggcaaatggaacaaaacgacaaaacaacattcatgcatatgcaatacttgtaagtaaatctagttgcttgtcaagtttgatccaaggttaagcttcttcacacgcttttcggcggttatcttaaccatgttagacaagccctatgtgcattgccacaaattaaccatgttgtatattacaatgaatgcaagggacaacacaagctcaatttttagtgaagttactaaaatcaagtacattgagctcattccgcaatctacaaaatgtagcctcatctagcggtttagtgaagatatccgctaattgatcttcggatcttacaccttctagtgatatatcatttttagccacatgatctctta
It encodes:
- the LOC136531153 gene encoding uncharacterized protein; the encoded protein is MAMPTSPAAAPASTATSSSRLRPLRPSLPRLRFWPAPVSAAAAAPSPIALGPGCRPLPGIIRCRAAAGPSPPSSEPPPSPHGWQEKLSSLQDRARIFFAVLFWMSLFFWGSAWDGSNNSGGKKRQRFRKKSK